The proteins below are encoded in one region of Opisthocomus hoazin isolate bOpiHoa1 chromosome 26, bOpiHoa1.hap1, whole genome shotgun sequence:
- the LOC142364286 gene encoding olfactory receptor OR9H1-like gives MERREWDNKKLLMEFHLLGLGDAHELQTALFLLCLTIYTVIRVGNFLIIVLVVTDPHLHTPMYFFLVYLSSLETCYSSTILPRLIASFLTRDRTISVQGCMAQFFFFSTFTTSECHLLAAMSYNWYLAVCQTLLYARLMNWKVCLQLVAGSWVAGLLISTGITTFVSWQRFYCPSAIDHFFCEETPLLEISCSDTRMVRFPVIVLSFPDVIFLFLFALASFVYIIAVILRIPSSMGRHKAFSTCSSHLTTVFVFYGTVIIVYMLPRTVPLRQLSKMFSFFYTVFTPRINPLIYSLRRERSRGHWGRCSGGLLPTLTASTSCGFQGTNLVLLQANKENMERNAFHPRSTSASVWLHLVMHISSEEVIQAMTLVSLIFSGNPWLNTAANIPAGASFDH, from the exons ATGGAGAGAAGGGAATGGGACAACAAGAAATTGCTCATGGAGTTTCACTTGTTGGGACTGGGGGATGCCCATGAGCTCCAGACAGCACTCTTTCTGCTCTGTCTGACCATATACACAGTAATCAGGGTGGGGAACTTCCTCATCATTGTGCTGGTGGTCACAGACCCGCATCTCcacacacccatgtacttcttcctggTGTATCTGTCCAGCCTAGAGACCTGCTACAGCTCCACCATCCTACCCAGGCTGATAGCCAGCTTCCTGACCAGAGACAGAACCATCTCTGTGCAGGGATGTATGGcacagtttttcttcttcagcactTTTACAACTTCTGAGTGTCACCTGCTGGCTGCTATGTCATACAATTGGTATCTGGCCGTATGTCAAACCCTGCTTTATGCAAGACTCATGAACTGGAAGGTATGTCTCCAGCTGGTGGCTGGATCATGGGTTGCAGGTCTTCTGATTTCTACAGGAATCACAACTTTCGTATCTTGGCAAAGGTTCTACTGCCCCAGTGCAATTGACCATTTCTTCTGTGAAGAAACTCCATTGCTAGAAATCTCATGCAGTGACACTAGGATGGTTAGATTTCCTGTCATCGTATTATCTTTCCCAGATGTAATTTTCCTATTTCTGTTCGCTCTGGCATCCTTTGTCTACATCATAGCTGTTATCCTGAGGATCCCATCCAGCATGGGGAGGCACAAGGCCTTCTCCACCTGCTCCTCTCACCTCACTACGGTCTTTGTTTTCTACGGGACCGTCATCATTGTTTACATGCTGCCCAGAACAGTGCCATTGAGACAGCTCAGCAAAATGTTCTCCTTTTTTTACACAGTCTTCACACCTCGCATCAATCCACTCATCTACAGTCTGAGAAGAGAGAGATCAAGGGGGCACTGGGGACGGTGCTCAGGAGGGCTGCTACCCACACTGACAGCTTCAACTAGTTGTGGATTTCAGGGCACAAATCTGGTTCTTCTGCAAGCTAACAAAGAGAATATGGAAAGGAATGCGTTCCATCCCAGGAGCACCTCTGCAAGTGTCTGGCTTCACCTAG TCATGCACATTTCCAGTGAGGAAGTCATTCAGGCTATGACCTTGGTGTCACTTATATTCAGTGGAAATCCTTGGCTCAACACAGCTGCTAACATTCCTGCTGGTGCCTCCTTTGACCACTGA